Proteins encoded by one window of Dermochelys coriacea isolate rDerCor1 chromosome 13, rDerCor1.pri.v4, whole genome shotgun sequence:
- the LOC119842198 gene encoding olfactory receptor 49-like: MKNQTTVVEFIILGLSNNHHVNIILSVVLLDVFLLTVMGNIIIVTLYLMDHRLQSPMYFFIRNFAVLEICFTSVIMPRFLHSLLTQRKSISLPGCFLQLLLVFFLGASMFCHGAVMSFDRYMAICHPLRYSTIMNGRVCFQLVLSCWVMSFLIMVPPTFMVVLLPFCGSNVINHFYCDTAVLLQLSCIDTGHLELMIFFSATVILLGTLTVTVVSYGCIISTIIRIPSTTGRKKAFSTCSAHLLVVVILYSSSIFRYIRPGQRGVQDFDKVVSFLYCVVAPLFNPYIYALRNEQIKEALKDACGRISKCLRFS, translated from the coding sequence ATGAAGAACCAGACCACAGTGGTGGAATTCATCATCTTGGGACTGTCCAACAACCACCATGTAAACATCATCCTGTCTGTGGTTCTATTAGATGTCTTCCTGTTGACCGTAATGGGAAACATCATTATTGTCACCCTTTACCTTATGGACCATCGCCTCCAGTCGCCCATGTATTTCTTCATCAGGAACTTCGCTGTCTTAGAAATCTGCTTCACCTCTGTCATCATGCCCAGGTTCCTCCACAGCCTCCTGACACAGAGAAAATCTATTTCTCTCCCTGGTTGTTTCCTTCAGTTGTTATTGGTCTTCTTCCTGGGTGCCTCTATGTTTTGCCATGGGGCTGTCATGTCCTTTGACCGCTACATGGCTATCTGCCATCCCTTGCGTTACAGCACCATCATGAATGGCAGGGTCTGCTTCCAGTTAGTGCTGAGCTGCTGGGTGATGAGTTTTCTTATAATGGTTCCCCCAACATTTATGGTTGTGCTGTTACCATTCTGTGGCTCCAATGTCATAAACCACTTCTACTGTGACACAGCCGTGTTGCTCCAACTATCCTGCATTGACACGGGGCATCTTGAGTTAATGATATTTTTTTCAGCAACAGTTATCTTACTTGGTACTTTAACAGTCACTGTAGTTTCCTATGGCTGTATCATCTCCACTATCATACGCATCCCATCCACCACTGGAAGGAAAAAGGCCTTTTCCACCTGCTCCGCTCACCTCCTGGTTGTTGTGATATTGTACAGTAGCTCCATCTTCAGGTACATCCGACCAGGACAGCGGGGTGTGCAGGACTTTGACAAAGTTGTGTCCTTTCTGTACTGTGTGGTGGCCCCTCTCTTTAACCCCTACATCTACGCTCTCCGCAATGAACAAATCAAAGAGGCCCTGAAGGATGCCTGTGGCAGAATTTCTAAGTGTCTGAGATTCTCATGA